Proteins co-encoded in one Methylomonas albis genomic window:
- the serS gene encoding serine--tRNA ligase, which produces MLDPRLFRSDLELVLQQLQRRGFQFDAAGYQALEDRRKAVQVKTQELQNERNTRSKAIGQAKAKGEDVQPLLAQVADLGDQLKAAETELNDVQNQLSVLLEGIPNILDEAVPAGKSDAENIEVSRWGEPRQFDFPSKDHVDLGEPLGMNFELGAKIASARFVVLTGKLATLQRAIIQLMLNTHINEHGYQETYVPFLANADSLRGTGQLPKFEADLFTVKNDPTFYLIPTAEVPVTNIVRDVIVDAKQMPLKFVCHSPCFRSEAGAYGSDVRGMIRQHQFEKVELVQIVTPETSAQAHEELTAHAETILQKLNLPYRKVLLCAGDTGFSSSKTYDLEVWLPGQQKYREISSCSNFKDFQARRLQARWRNPETGKPELVHTLNGSGLAAGRTLIAVMENYQNEDGSITVPDALRPYLGGLEKIQ; this is translated from the coding sequence ATGCTAGACCCCCGTTTATTTAGAAGCGACCTGGAACTGGTTCTACAACAATTGCAAAGACGCGGCTTTCAATTCGACGCCGCTGGCTATCAAGCTCTGGAAGATCGGCGTAAAGCGGTCCAGGTCAAAACTCAGGAATTGCAAAACGAACGCAATACCCGCTCCAAAGCGATTGGCCAGGCCAAAGCTAAGGGCGAAGATGTTCAGCCCTTGCTGGCTCAGGTGGCGGATTTGGGGGATCAGCTAAAAGCCGCAGAAACCGAACTGAACGACGTTCAAAACCAATTGAGCGTTTTATTGGAGGGTATCCCCAATATTCTCGACGAAGCCGTTCCAGCAGGAAAAAGCGATGCCGAGAATATCGAAGTTTCAAGGTGGGGCGAGCCGCGCCAGTTCGATTTTCCCTCTAAGGATCATGTCGACTTGGGCGAGCCGTTGGGTATGAATTTTGAGCTGGGGGCGAAAATCGCCAGCGCCCGTTTCGTGGTACTGACTGGCAAACTGGCCACCCTGCAACGCGCCATCATTCAATTGATGCTGAATACGCATATCAACGAGCACGGCTATCAGGAAACCTATGTGCCTTTCCTGGCCAACGCCGATAGCTTGCGCGGCACCGGCCAATTGCCCAAGTTCGAAGCCGATCTGTTCACGGTTAAAAACGATCCGACTTTTTACCTGATCCCCACCGCCGAAGTGCCGGTCACCAATATCGTTCGTGATGTGATCGTCGATGCCAAGCAAATGCCGCTGAAATTCGTCTGCCATTCGCCCTGTTTTCGCAGCGAAGCAGGTGCGTATGGCAGCGACGTGCGCGGTATGATCCGTCAGCATCAATTCGAAAAAGTCGAGCTGGTGCAAATTGTCACCCCGGAAACATCCGCGCAGGCCCATGAAGAACTGACCGCACACGCCGAAACCATATTGCAGAAGCTGAACTTGCCCTATCGCAAAGTATTACTGTGCGCGGGCGACACCGGCTTTTCATCGTCAAAAACCTATGATCTGGAAGTCTGGCTGCCCGGCCAACAAAAATACCGGGAAATCTCGTCCTGCAGTAATTTCAAGGACTTTCAAGCGCGGCGCTTACAAGCGCGTTGGCGTAATCCGGAAACCGGTAAACCGGAGTTGGTCCATACCTTAAACGGCTCGGGCTTAGCGGCCGGCCGGACTTTAATCGCGGTGATGGAAAATTATCAAAACGAAGATGGGTCGA
- the crcB gene encoding fluoride efflux transporter CrcB, which translates to MLQLFAVALGGAIGSMLRYLASSGVYLWLGRGFPYGTLTVNLLGSFLIGLMTEALILQRLAIALEYRTAILVGVMGGFTTFSSFSLETLYLLEQGQIGKAGLNIVVSVFGCLFAVWAGLALGKGLFFYSQGTFRLFDWPFPYALTLVNGIGAFLIGIVATVLMHKLAISIEYRAILVTVLMGLFITLSGLYLILYLLESGHSFESHMGAMLTVFLGNIVFCGAALWCGLWLGKQV; encoded by the coding sequence ATGCTGCAATTGTTCGCGGTCGCTCTGGGCGGCGCTATTGGCTCAATGTTGCGCTATCTGGCGTCCAGCGGCGTGTATCTGTGGCTGGGTAGGGGCTTTCCTTACGGCACCTTAACTGTCAATTTGCTCGGCTCGTTTTTGATCGGCCTGATGACTGAAGCGCTGATTCTGCAACGCTTGGCGATTGCCTTGGAATACCGCACCGCGATTTTGGTGGGGGTGATGGGCGGCTTTACAACCTTTTCCAGCTTTTCCCTGGAAACCCTCTATTTGCTCGAGCAAGGTCAAATCGGCAAGGCCGGTTTGAATATTGTCGTCAGCGTGTTCGGTTGCTTGTTTGCAGTCTGGGCCGGTCTGGCCTTGGGTAAGGGGCTGTTTTTCTATTCGCAAGGTACGTTTCGTCTGTTCGATTGGCCGTTTCCGTATGCATTGACGCTGGTCAATGGCATCGGCGCGTTTTTGATCGGCATCGTCGCCACGGTTCTGATGCATAAACTAGCTATTTCGATAGAGTATCGGGCAATTTTGGTGACCGTTTTGATGGGCTTATTCATCACCTTGTCCGGCTTATATTTAATTCTTTACCTGCTGGAAAGCGGCCATTCCTTCGAATCGCACATGGGTGCCATGCTGACCGTTTTTCTGGGCAACATCGTTTTTTGCGGCGCCGCGCTGTGGTGCGGCTTGTGGCTAGGTAAGCAGGTATAG
- the orn gene encoding oligoribonuclease: protein MAQDADNLIWIDLEMTGLDPDNDLIIEIATVVTDKNLHILAEGPVMAVHQSDAALAGMDDWNQQHHGQSGLIQRVKDSKIEAAEAEASTIAFLQQWVPANTSPICGNSICQDRRFLYRYMPKLEAYFHYRNLDVSTVKELAARWAPQLKDGFNKQASHKAMDDIIESIEELRYYRETFFKF from the coding sequence ATGGCTCAAGATGCCGACAATCTTATCTGGATCGATCTGGAAATGACAGGCTTAGATCCTGATAACGATCTCATCATCGAAATCGCCACGGTAGTGACCGATAAAAATCTGCATATTCTGGCGGAAGGCCCGGTGATGGCGGTGCATCAGTCGGATGCGGCCTTGGCCGGAATGGACGACTGGAATCAGCAGCATCATGGTCAGTCCGGTTTGATTCAGCGGGTCAAAGACTCCAAAATCGAGGCTGCCGAAGCGGAAGCAAGCACCATAGCGTTTTTGCAGCAATGGGTACCCGCCAACACTTCGCCGATCTGCGGTAACAGCATTTGTCAGGATCGGCGGTTTCTCTATCGCTACATGCCCAAATTGGAAGCGTACTTCCATTACCGCAACTTGGATGTGTCTACTGTCAAGGAGCTGGCTGCGCGCTGGGCGCCGCAATTGAAGGATGGCTTTAACAAGCAGGCGTCGCACAAGGCCATGGACGACATTATCGAGTCCATTGAGGAATTGCGTTACTATCGGGAAACCTTCTTTAAGTTCTGA